A single window of Halobacterium jilantaiense DNA harbors:
- a CDS encoding DUF7470 family protein — MFDKLGLSGVFGLVLMVAGVAVVAWKAPVVAAGLTAVLVGLALVARGAVQSVMGMFGMA, encoded by the coding sequence ATGTTCGACAAACTCGGGCTGTCGGGAGTCTTCGGACTGGTGTTGATGGTCGCGGGCGTCGCCGTCGTCGCCTGGAAAGCGCCCGTCGTCGCGGCCGGTCTCACGGCCGTCCTCGTCGGGCTCGCGCTCGTCGCGCGCGGCGCTGTGCAGTCGGTGATGGGCATGTTCGGGATGGCGTAA
- the eif1A gene encoding translation initiation factor eIF-1A has product MSEDDGGRKNLRMPEDDEVFAEVTDMLGANRVQVRCADGKERTARIPGRMQKRIWIREDDVVLVEPWDWQDDKADVTWRYEKSDADQLREEGHIE; this is encoded by the coding sequence ATGAGCGAGGACGACGGCGGACGCAAGAATCTCCGAATGCCCGAGGACGACGAAGTCTTCGCGGAGGTCACGGACATGCTCGGCGCGAACCGCGTCCAGGTGCGGTGTGCGGACGGAAAGGAGCGGACGGCGCGCATCCCGGGGCGGATGCAGAAGCGAATCTGGATTCGCGAGGACGACGTGGTGCTCGTGGAGCCGTGGGACTGGCAGGACGACAAAGCGGACGTGACGTGGCGCTACGAGAAGAGCGACGCTGACCAGCTCCGCGAAGAAGGCCACATCGAGTAA
- a CDS encoding SatD family protein produces MSPSESSGSYVVVGDVVGSRAIDDRDTFGRALDDALATVNHQYAGSVRADVVTVKGVDEVAGVLDHPRDVYGVVKTVHDEIHPDQVRFGVAHGAIDVNPDSADVTTMDGPAFHHANELLEWVERRGSLFAFEGRYPAVDGLVSSTVNLILTLREDWTDPQFEAVRARERASSQQEAADQLDIGQQTVSDRLQRAHWNRVTQAEDTVREILAGYEDGS; encoded by the coding sequence ATGAGTCCTTCGGAATCATCGGGGTCGTACGTCGTCGTCGGCGACGTCGTCGGCTCCCGGGCTATCGACGACCGGGATACGTTCGGTCGAGCGCTCGACGACGCGCTCGCGACCGTCAACCACCAGTACGCCGGCAGCGTGCGCGCCGACGTCGTCACGGTGAAAGGCGTCGACGAGGTCGCCGGTGTCCTCGACCACCCCCGCGACGTCTACGGCGTCGTCAAGACCGTCCACGACGAGATACACCCCGACCAGGTTCGGTTCGGCGTCGCTCACGGCGCAATCGACGTCAACCCCGACAGCGCGGACGTCACGACGATGGACGGGCCGGCGTTCCACCACGCGAACGAACTGCTGGAGTGGGTCGAACGCCGCGGCAGCCTGTTCGCGTTCGAGGGACGGTATCCGGCCGTGGACGGACTCGTGTCCAGCACCGTCAACCTGATTCTGACGCTGCGGGAGGACTGGACCGACCCCCAGTTCGAGGCCGTCCGGGCCAGAGAACGCGCGTCCTCGCAACAGGAGGCTGCCGACCAACTCGACATCGGCCAGCAGACGGTCTCGGACAGGCTCCAGCGCGCCCACTGGAATCGCGTGACGCAGGCCGAGGACACGGTGCGCGAAATCCTGGCGGGCTACGAGGACGGCTCGTGA
- the rio1 gene encoding serine/threonine-protein kinase Rio1 translates to MSGDYGLTEETEGAPGDEFEEIDVRDTEADRIAREQDREFAEFRKRLKDTEQFKLDDGAFDDATYAAIYKLVQDGHLGAMGGPISTGKEANVYEALDGEGGDVATKVYRINASNFKQMRDYLEGDPRFEGLRGDKKAVVLSWTRKEFSNLQRAKTAGVRVPEPLAVQRNVLVMELIGREGDAASKLSDVTVENPQMAYEVVREYVRRLYDAGLVHGDLSEYNVVVYEGELVVIDVGQAVTVHHPSSADLLERDCRNVANFFARQGADADPDDLLTYVREHANPRSEEDTEAGERDGMAPDDEA, encoded by the coding sequence ATGAGCGGGGACTACGGGCTGACCGAGGAGACCGAGGGAGCGCCCGGCGACGAGTTCGAGGAGATTGACGTCCGGGACACCGAGGCCGACCGTATCGCCCGCGAGCAGGACCGCGAGTTCGCCGAGTTCCGGAAGCGGCTGAAGGACACCGAACAGTTCAAACTCGACGACGGCGCGTTCGACGACGCGACGTACGCGGCCATCTACAAGCTCGTGCAGGACGGCCACCTGGGAGCGATGGGCGGCCCAATCTCCACGGGGAAGGAGGCGAACGTCTACGAGGCGTTGGACGGCGAGGGCGGCGACGTGGCGACGAAGGTCTACCGCATCAACGCCTCGAACTTCAAGCAGATGCGGGACTATCTGGAGGGCGACCCGCGCTTCGAGGGGCTGCGCGGCGACAAGAAGGCGGTCGTGCTGTCGTGGACGCGCAAGGAGTTCTCGAATCTCCAGCGCGCGAAGACGGCGGGCGTGCGGGTTCCCGAGCCGCTGGCGGTCCAGCGGAACGTCCTCGTGATGGAGCTCATCGGCAGGGAGGGCGACGCCGCGTCGAAGCTCAGCGACGTGACGGTCGAGAACCCCCAGATGGCGTACGAGGTTGTCCGCGAGTACGTGCGGCGGCTGTACGACGCGGGGCTGGTCCACGGCGACCTCTCGGAGTACAACGTCGTCGTCTACGAGGGCGAACTGGTCGTCATCGATGTCGGGCAAGCGGTGACCGTCCACCACCCGAGCAGCGCCGACCTGCTGGAGCGGGACTGCCGGAACGTCGCGAACTTCTTCGCGCGGCAGGGCGCGGACGCCGACCCCGACGACCTCCTGACGTACGTCCGCGAGCACGCGAACCCGCGCTCGGAGGAGGACACGGAGGCCGGCGAACGGGACGGTATGGCACCGGACGACGAGGCCTGA
- a CDS encoding tryptophan--tRNA ligase codes for MTDDDTVTPHSVAGDLDYEKLLARFGADELTDDQRARFPDHPLVRRGLFYAGRGVSDFLAADTQSIVTGVGPSGPMHLGHAMVFYFAKRLQDDLGARVYIPISDDEKYWFKDQTPTETGDYLRENLRDLLAVGFDPELTRIVVDTRDADVVYPLATAFAKNVTGSTLESVYGAPENIGQAFYPAVQTAHLLLPQLVHGDHETLVPIAVDQDPHVRVSRDVAAKARYPVGKPGALLMQFLPSLAGPGKMSSSEGVSIRLTDDPDTVREKVRKHAYTGGRASVEAHREQGGVPEEDVPFQYLSAFFEPDDEELARIECEYRAGELLSGELKELAADRIVDFLADHQSRRDALVDVDAELAPFRLTDAERERARGAVGFGY; via the coding sequence ATGACAGACGACGACACGGTGACGCCGCACAGCGTCGCGGGCGACCTCGACTACGAGAAGCTGCTCGCCCGCTTCGGCGCGGACGAACTGACCGACGACCAGCGCGCCCGGTTCCCCGACCACCCTCTGGTTCGCCGGGGGCTGTTCTACGCGGGCCGGGGCGTCTCCGACTTCCTCGCGGCCGACACGCAGTCTATCGTGACCGGCGTCGGTCCCTCTGGGCCGATGCACCTCGGGCACGCGATGGTGTTCTACTTCGCGAAACGCCTGCAGGACGACCTCGGCGCGCGGGTCTACATTCCGATCTCCGACGACGAGAAGTACTGGTTCAAAGACCAGACGCCGACGGAGACCGGCGACTACCTCCGGGAGAACCTCCGTGACCTGCTCGCGGTCGGCTTCGACCCCGAACTCACGCGAATTGTCGTCGACACCCGGGACGCCGACGTGGTCTATCCGCTGGCGACGGCGTTCGCGAAGAACGTCACGGGGTCGACGCTGGAGAGCGTCTACGGTGCCCCCGAGAACATCGGGCAGGCGTTCTACCCAGCCGTCCAGACCGCCCACCTCCTGCTCCCGCAGCTGGTCCACGGCGACCACGAGACGCTGGTCCCCATCGCCGTCGACCAGGACCCCCACGTCCGGGTGAGCCGGGACGTGGCAGCGAAGGCCCGCTACCCGGTGGGGAAGCCCGGCGCGCTCCTGATGCAGTTCCTGCCGTCGCTCGCGGGCCCGGGGAAGATGAGTAGCTCCGAGGGCGTCTCGATTCGGCTCACAGACGACCCCGACACCGTCCGCGAGAAGGTCCGGAAGCACGCCTACACGGGCGGCCGCGCGAGCGTCGAGGCACACCGCGAGCAGGGCGGCGTCCCCGAGGAGGACGTGCCATTCCAGTACTTGTCGGCGTTCTTCGAGCCCGACGACGAGGAACTCGCGCGCATCGAATGCGAGTACCGGGCGGGCGAGTTGCTCTCGGGCGAACTCAAGGAACTCGCCGCCGACCGCATCGTCGACTTCCTCGCCGACCACCAGTCCCGTCGCGACGCGCTCGTGGACGTCGACGCGGAACTGGCCCCGTTCCGTCTCACCGACGCCGAGCGCGAGCGCGCCCGCGGGGCCGTCGGGTTCGGGTACTGA
- a CDS encoding ArsR/SmtB family transcription factor — translation MTDDAEEAFAAVADELRVRILRELWDADSPLSFSALRERVGVRDSGRFNYHLGELRGRFVEQADAGGYDLRFAGRKLVGSLHSGVYTEAAESVGPQPVDGSCVACGGSLEAVYEDEAGKVDCTDCEVTLIQTGVPPAFVDGREDDLAAAIDGYVRTTSRSFLDGFCPTCSGPTTGRLRDSEYGPQAVVECERCGATFNGLAAWVGVDHPAVVSFYDDHDRSVRDTALWHIDWLADAEWVGDGNAADRAAVTVELDDEQVRLTVDANLAATAVERTETD, via the coding sequence ATGACCGACGACGCAGAGGAGGCATTCGCTGCGGTCGCGGACGAACTCCGGGTCCGCATCCTCCGCGAACTCTGGGACGCCGACAGCCCGCTGTCGTTCTCGGCGCTCCGGGAGCGCGTCGGCGTTCGGGACTCCGGGCGGTTCAACTACCACCTCGGCGAGCTCCGGGGACGGTTCGTGGAACAAGCCGACGCCGGCGGCTACGACCTCCGGTTCGCGGGCCGGAAACTCGTCGGCAGCCTCCACTCCGGGGTGTACACGGAGGCCGCCGAGTCGGTCGGCCCCCAGCCGGTCGACGGGTCGTGTGTCGCCTGCGGCGGCAGCCTCGAGGCGGTCTACGAGGACGAAGCGGGCAAGGTCGACTGCACGGACTGCGAGGTGACGCTCATCCAGACCGGGGTCCCGCCGGCGTTCGTCGACGGCCGGGAGGACGACCTCGCGGCCGCCATCGACGGCTACGTGCGAACGACGTCCCGGTCGTTCCTCGACGGCTTCTGTCCCACCTGTAGTGGACCGACTACCGGCCGCCTGCGGGACAGCGAGTACGGCCCGCAGGCGGTCGTCGAGTGCGAGCGCTGCGGGGCGACGTTCAACGGACTCGCGGCGTGGGTCGGCGTGGACCACCCCGCCGTCGTCTCGTTCTACGACGACCACGACCGCAGCGTCCGGGACACGGCGCTCTGGCACATCGACTGGCTGGCGGACGCCGAGTGGGTCGGTGACGGGAACGCCGCTGACCGCGCGGCCGTCACCGTCGAACTCGACGACGAGCAGGTCCGGCTAACTGTCGACGCGAACCTCGCTGCCACGGCCGTGGAACGGACGGAGACCGACTGA
- a CDS encoding KH domain-containing protein, translating into MKHVKIPNDRIGALIGDGGETLRRIEAAAEVDIDVDSQDGAVAIERTGDPVRGMKAPEIVQAIGRGFKPDEALTLLDDDMRMFDTIDIERAARNDNDLRRKKGRLIGENGRTRELMEELTGASVVIYGSTFGVIGQPKEVDIARSAAEMLLDGAPHGSVYSFLERKRSEELKQQGMDYHEFPG; encoded by the coding sequence ATGAAACACGTGAAGATTCCCAACGACCGAATCGGGGCACTCATCGGCGACGGGGGTGAGACGCTCCGACGCATCGAGGCCGCCGCCGAGGTCGACATCGACGTCGACTCGCAGGACGGCGCGGTCGCCATCGAGCGCACGGGCGACCCCGTGCGGGGGATGAAAGCGCCGGAGATCGTGCAGGCCATCGGTCGCGGCTTCAAGCCCGACGAGGCGCTGACGCTGCTGGACGACGACATGCGGATGTTCGACACCATCGACATCGAGCGCGCCGCCCGCAACGACAACGACCTCCGCCGGAAGAAGGGCCGACTCATCGGCGAGAACGGCCGGACTCGCGAACTGATGGAGGAGCTCACCGGCGCGTCGGTCGTCATCTACGGGTCGACGTTCGGCGTCATCGGGCAGCCGAAGGAAGTCGACATCGCGCGTTCGGCCGCCGAGATGCTGCTGGACGGCGCACCCCACGGCTCCGTCTACTCGTTCCTCGAACGCAAGCGCAGCGAGGAGCTGAAACAGCAGGGCATGGACTACCACGAGTTCCCGGGCTGA
- the thsA gene encoding thermosome subunit alpha, with amino-acid sequence MAQQMGNQPLIVLSEDSQRTSGEDAQSMNITAGKAVAESVRTTLGPKGMDKMLVDSTGEVVVTNDGVTILKEMDIEHPAANMIVEVAETQETEVGDGTTTSVVVSGELLSEAEDLLEQDIHATTLAQGYRQAAEKAKDLLDEAAIDVSADDAETLEKIAATAMTGKGAENAKDVLSSLVVRAVQSVADDDGVDTDNVKVEKVTGGAIENSELIEGVIVDKERVSENMPYGVEDAKIALVDDGLEVKETEIDTEVNVTDPDQLQDFLDQEEEQLKEMVDSLKEAGANVVFADSGIDDMAQHYLAKEGILAVRRAKSDDFTRLSRATGATPVSNVNDIESEDLGEAGSVAQKDIGGDERIFVEDVEEAKSVTLILRGGTEHVVDEVERAIEDSLGVVRVTLEDGKVMPGGGAPETEIAMQLRDFADSVGGREQLAVEAFADALEVIPRTLAENAGHDPIDSLVDLRSQHDGGDTAAGLDAYTGEVVDMESDGVVEPLRVKTQAIESATEAATMILRIDDVIAAGDLAGGQVGDDDGDDGPAGGPGGMGGGMGGMGGMGGAM; translated from the coding sequence ATGGCGCAGCAGATGGGTAACCAGCCGCTGATTGTACTTTCCGAAGACAGTCAGCGCACTTCCGGAGAGGACGCACAGTCGATGAACATCACCGCCGGCAAGGCCGTCGCGGAGTCCGTCCGTACCACGCTCGGCCCGAAAGGCATGGACAAGATGCTCGTCGACTCGACGGGCGAAGTCGTCGTCACGAACGACGGCGTCACCATCCTCAAGGAGATGGACATCGAGCACCCGGCGGCCAACATGATCGTCGAGGTCGCCGAGACCCAGGAGACCGAAGTCGGCGACGGCACGACCACGTCGGTCGTCGTCTCCGGTGAGCTCCTCTCCGAGGCCGAGGACCTCCTCGAACAGGACATCCACGCGACCACGCTCGCGCAGGGCTACCGACAGGCCGCCGAGAAGGCCAAGGACCTCCTCGACGAGGCCGCCATCGACGTCTCCGCCGACGACGCCGAGACCCTCGAGAAGATCGCCGCGACCGCCATGACCGGCAAGGGCGCGGAGAACGCCAAGGATGTGCTCTCCAGCCTCGTCGTCCGCGCGGTCCAGTCGGTCGCCGACGACGACGGCGTCGACACGGACAACGTCAAGGTCGAGAAGGTCACCGGCGGCGCAATCGAGAACTCCGAACTCATCGAGGGCGTCATCGTGGACAAGGAGCGCGTCAGCGAGAACATGCCCTACGGCGTCGAGGACGCCAAGATCGCGCTCGTCGACGACGGGCTCGAAGTCAAGGAGACCGAGATCGACACCGAGGTCAACGTCACCGACCCCGACCAGCTCCAGGACTTCCTCGACCAGGAGGAAGAGCAGCTCAAGGAGATGGTCGACTCCCTGAAGGAGGCCGGCGCAAACGTCGTCTTCGCCGACTCCGGCATCGACGACATGGCCCAGCACTACCTCGCGAAGGAGGGCATCCTCGCGGTCCGTCGCGCGAAGTCCGACGACTTCACCCGTCTGTCCCGCGCCACCGGCGCGACCCCGGTCTCGAACGTCAACGACATCGAGTCCGAGGACCTCGGTGAGGCCGGCTCGGTCGCCCAGAAGGACATCGGCGGCGACGAGCGCATCTTCGTCGAGGACGTCGAGGAAGCCAAGAGCGTCACTCTCATCCTCCGCGGCGGGACCGAGCACGTCGTCGACGAGGTCGAGCGCGCCATCGAGGACTCCCTCGGCGTCGTGCGCGTCACCCTCGAGGACGGCAAGGTCATGCCCGGCGGCGGTGCCCCGGAGACCGAAATCGCGATGCAGCTCCGCGACTTCGCCGACTCCGTCGGCGGCCGCGAGCAGCTCGCCGTCGAGGCGTTCGCCGACGCGCTCGAGGTCATCCCGCGCACCCTCGCCGAGAACGCGGGCCACGACCCCATCGACTCCCTCGTCGACCTCCGCAGCCAGCACGACGGCGGTGACACCGCCGCGGGCCTCGACGCCTACACCGGCGAAGTCGTCGACATGGAGTCCGACGGCGTCGTCGAGCCGCTCCGCGTGAAGACCCAGGCTATCGAGTCCGCCACCGAAGCGGCGACGATGATCCTGCGCATCGACGACGTCATCGCCGCGGGCGACCTCGCTGGCGGTCAGGTCGGCGACGACGACGGCGACGACGGCCCCGCCGGCGGCCCCGGCGGCATGGGCGGCGGCATGGGCGGCATGGGCGGCATGGGCGGCGCGATGTGA
- a CDS encoding class I SAM-dependent methyltransferase, which translates to MTPPDDRTPAEAYDELAAGYEDVEAGAYNAHLEFPGTTSLLPGVDGTRVLDAGCGAGRYTEWLLDRGADVVGVDASEAMLDRAADRVGGRATLHRGDLAEPLSFAADSEFDGVVSALALDYVADWEATFAEFERVLAPGGFLVFSVRHPVDEFDPDGDANYFETERRTADWAADAPYYRRPFSAMFDPLLDAGFRTDAVHEPQPTEAFAEQRPERYETESREPVFLCVRAVAP; encoded by the coding sequence GTGACCCCTCCAGACGACCGAACGCCCGCCGAGGCCTACGACGAACTGGCGGCGGGCTACGAGGACGTCGAGGCGGGCGCGTACAACGCCCACCTCGAGTTCCCCGGAACGACCAGCCTGCTTCCGGGCGTAGACGGGACGCGCGTGCTCGACGCCGGTTGTGGCGCGGGCCGGTACACCGAGTGGCTGCTCGACCGGGGTGCCGACGTGGTCGGCGTCGACGCCAGCGAGGCGATGCTCGACCGCGCGGCCGACCGCGTCGGCGGCCGGGCGACGCTGCACCGCGGCGACCTCGCGGAGCCGCTGTCGTTCGCGGCCGACAGCGAGTTCGACGGCGTCGTCAGCGCGCTCGCGCTCGACTACGTCGCGGACTGGGAGGCGACGTTCGCGGAGTTCGAGCGCGTCCTCGCACCGGGCGGCTTCCTCGTGTTCTCCGTCCGCCACCCCGTCGACGAGTTCGACCCGGACGGCGACGCGAACTACTTCGAGACCGAGCGCCGGACGGCCGACTGGGCCGCCGACGCACCGTACTACCGGCGGCCGTTCTCGGCGATGTTCGACCCGCTGCTCGACGCCGGCTTCCGAACCGACGCGGTCCACGAGCCCCAGCCGACCGAGGCGTTCGCCGAACAGCGCCCGGAGCGCTACGAGACGGAGTCCCGGGAGCCGGTGTTCCTCTGTGTGCGCGCAGTCGCGCCGTGA
- a CDS encoding ornithine cyclodeaminase family protein, protein METLLLNKDDVDENTPMAELISAIEDAFAAYETGDAQMPAKSYIDLPQYNGDFRSMPAYMDAGDWDAAGIKWVNVHPDNPEDHDLPTVMGTMVYSDPETAFPLALMDGTELTMKRTGAAAAVATDHLAVEDATSFGVVGAGVQAYTQLEAISEVRDIEEVVVSDVNDDAVAEYVDHFSARFDVRAGSISEAGHCDILSTVTPVEDPIVSADDLADHTHVNAMGADAEGKHELADEILLAGKLVIDDHAQTTHSGEINVPYHDGTLTDDDIDAEIGQIVTGKADGRTDDDGVTVFDSTGLAIQDVAAAHVVYEHADDHDNGYEFDLLGV, encoded by the coding sequence ATGGAGACGCTTCTGCTCAACAAGGACGACGTCGACGAGAACACGCCGATGGCCGAACTCATCTCGGCCATCGAGGACGCGTTCGCGGCCTACGAGACCGGCGACGCCCAGATGCCCGCGAAGTCCTACATCGACCTCCCGCAGTACAACGGCGACTTCCGCTCGATGCCCGCGTACATGGACGCCGGCGACTGGGACGCCGCCGGCATCAAGTGGGTGAACGTACACCCCGACAACCCCGAGGACCACGACCTGCCGACCGTCATGGGGACGATGGTGTACTCGGACCCCGAGACCGCGTTCCCGCTCGCGCTCATGGACGGCACCGAACTCACGATGAAGCGCACTGGCGCGGCGGCAGCAGTCGCCACCGACCACCTCGCAGTCGAGGACGCCACCAGCTTCGGCGTCGTCGGCGCTGGTGTTCAGGCCTACACCCAGCTCGAAGCCATCTCGGAGGTCCGCGACATCGAGGAGGTCGTCGTCAGCGACGTCAACGACGACGCCGTCGCCGAGTACGTCGACCACTTCTCGGCCCGCTTCGACGTCCGCGCGGGCTCCATCAGCGAGGCCGGCCACTGTGACATCCTCTCCACGGTCACGCCGGTCGAAGACCCCATCGTCTCCGCCGACGACCTCGCCGACCACACCCACGTCAACGCCATGGGTGCCGACGCCGAAGGCAAACACGAACTCGCCGACGAGATTCTGCTCGCCGGCAAGCTCGTCATCGACGACCACGCCCAGACCACGCACTCCGGCGAAATCAACGTCCCCTACCACGACGGCACCCTGACCGACGACGACATCGACGCCGAAATCGGCCAGATCGTCACCGGGAAGGCCGACGGGCGCACCGACGACGACGGTGTGACGGTCTTCGACTCCACCGGCCTCGCCATTCAGGACGTCGCCGCCGCCCACGTCGTCTACGAACACGCCGACGACCACGACAACGGCTACGAGTTCGACCTGCTCGGCGTCTAG
- a CDS encoding DUF7535 family protein, producing MSSAPEPVERLVRTVSKSSKGGPNAEMSTVGWLMAVALLFLVVPFAPVIAAVWLLSKAAKFLTRQTRGGM from the coding sequence ATGAGTTCCGCCCCCGAGCCCGTCGAACGCCTCGTCCGCACCGTGAGCAAGTCGTCGAAGGGCGGCCCCAACGCCGAGATGTCGACCGTCGGCTGGCTGATGGCCGTCGCCCTGCTGTTCCTCGTCGTCCCGTTCGCGCCCGTCATCGCCGCCGTCTGGCTGCTCTCGAAGGCCGCGAAGTTCCTCACTCGGCAGACTAGAGGCGGCATGTGA